Below is a window of Sulfurisphaera ohwakuensis DNA.
CGGCATTAAGGATTGCTGGAGGGGCCGCCATAGTTCCTCCTTCTCCTAACCCAGAAAAGTAATCACTATTGCTTTCTATATGCTCCACTTCTATATTGGGACTTTCAATTGCAGTCATAACTCCATAGTCTGAAAAGGTTTGAGTTAATGGTATTCCTTCATCGTTATATTCTATTGATGCATACAAGGCTACTTCAATACCATGAAAGGTTGAACCAATTATCTGACCTTTCGCAAAATTTTCATTAATTATTTTACCAGCATCATGTATTACGTAGTATTTTAGTATTTTGGGTATGTTAGTTTCATCTATCTCGATTTCTACTATATGACCCATGCAACCGTATGATATTGAGGAATTTATCTTTCCTTCTTTTATGTTATCAGCATAGGGGGATTGGAAATAACCTACTGCTGTGAGACTTCCTTCTATTCCTTTCAATTTAACTGGATCCCAATAGAACGTACCAACTAGATGTCTTAATGATATAGATTTATCTCCAGATACTGTACTTATTCTTCCATTTTGAATTTTTAGTTCAGATTTTTGAACTCCTAATATTTCTGAAGCCATATCCTTTAGTTTATTCTCTAACTGGTCTAATGCATTATTTAATGCGGGTAAAACTATTGGAGTAAATCTACTAGAATAACTGCCAGAGGATATAACCCACGGTCTAGTTGTATCAACGTTATATATAACCTCTATATCCTCTGGGCTTACTCCTAATCTTTTAGATACTATTTCGGAGATTACGGTTTCATGACCTTGTCCCTCATTTGTCCCATTTACTGTTACTTTAACTTTCGAGTAAGGATCTATTTGCACAATTACCATATCTTGAGCTGAAGATTTAGGTAAATAATCTTTGCTTTCTCTAGCTAAGTCTAAGTATCCTATATTAGTACCTGATGGCTCTACTACTAGTGAGGTACCTATTGCAACTCTCTTTCCTCTTTTCCTTTCCTCATTAACCTCTACCTTGAGCTTATCGTACAACTCTTTCATCCTTTTTAGGACATTATAACAACTAAATCCGTAATATCTGCCTCCTGTAACTGTCTCGTATTGTATGGTTTTTATCACGTTTCTCATTCTAACCTCTATGGGATCCATACCTATTTCTCTTGCAAATTCATCTATTGCACTCTCTAATGCTAAATACAAATGTGGTCCTCCATAACCCCTATTCAATCCAGTAGGAACTGTATTAGTTAGGACTGCTCTATACGTTAATTTTAATGCTTGTATATCATAAGGACCAGTTAAATTTCCGTGGTTTCTAAGCAAATTTCCGGGCTCTGGAGGTCTAGGATATGCTCCTAAGTTATCTGTGAGTTCCATGTCTATAGCGTGGATTTTTCCCTCCTTATCTCCATATATTCTTATAATCGACTCTCTTTCAGCTCCAACGGAACTTGAAGTTAAGTGTTCGTTTCTAGTTTCTATCCATTTTAATGGTCTATTTACTAGTCTTGAAGATGCTGCAACTAAAGCCATGTATGGATAAATTGCGCTCTTAATGCCAAATGATCCTCCTATGTCTCTTGGTCCTCTTATAACTACTTTAGATTTTAATGCTTTACTTAAGAGATAGTGAATGGTAAATGGCCCCTGAAAGTTAGAAAAAATTTCGTACTCTTCTCCGTTATACTTCGCGTAGACTTCGTATGTTTCTAAGGGAGATGAGGTGTATCTTGGAAATTTTATCTTTTCCTCAATTACTACATTTGCTTTCTTAATTTCGTCCATATATTTTCCGTAAATAAATGTTTTATCTAGCACTATATTTGATTTTAGATTAGGATGAATTGGCGGCTTAGAAATCGCGTCAGATATACTTATAATTGCGTCTAATGGCTCATAATCTACTTGTAGTAATTCTTTTGCATCTTCTGCTATGTAATCATCTTTTGCAACTATTACAGCCACAGGTTCACCATAATAAACTGTTTTATCTCTAGCTATAGGATAATATTCCAAATTTATGTCTAGTGATAATGGAAAAGGATCTAGAAGGTTTTTTAAATCATTATATGTTATTACTTTTATTACTCCGTCTAATTTTTCTGCTTCTTCTTTGTTGATTCTTATTATTTTGGCATGAGCATAAGGAGATCTAACTATAGAAACAGAAAAATAACCTTTTATTTCTTTAGTTAATACGTCATCAATATACGAACCTTCTCCCTTTACAAATCGAAACCCCTCTTTAAATATCATACTTACCTACCGTTAAAATTAGGCTTCCTCTTATTTAAGAAGGACTCTACGCCTTCTCTGAAGTCTTCACTATATCTAAGTAAGCCGAAGGTTTTCCTTTCAATATCAAATCCTGCGTAAAATGGTGAATCTGCAACCTCTCTTATTATTTTCTTTAACGCCTTGAGGGCTAAGGGAGATAGGCTAGCTAAATCTTTAGCTATTTCTAATGCTCTTCCTTCTAGTTTATCTTCATCGACAATCTCATGAATTATCCCCCACTGAAGTGCAGTTTGTGCGTCTATTCTCTTTCCTAACATTAACATGTACGTAGCTCTAGATACACCTAACATTTTTACTATCCTAGTTACTCCTCCACTTGCAGGTACCATTCCTAATCTTATTTCTGGAAAGCTAAATTCACTTTTAGGTGTAGCTATTCTTATATCACAAGATAATGCTAATTCTAAGCCTGCACCAAATGTGTATCCGTTTATTGCAGCTATTACTGGCTTAGTTATTCTTTCACTTGTTGATAAATCTTCTCCCCAATCTAGTAAAGTCTCTGGGTTTAATGATAGGAACTCACTTATATCTCCTCCTGAACTAAAAGCTTTCCCACCTACGCCTTCTATAATTATTACTCTTACGCTCGGATCTTTGTCTAATTCTATAATTTTCTCTCCTATTTCTTTCCTCATCTCAACGGTTATTGCGTTCATTTTTTCTTGTCTATCTATTAATATTTTACCTATTTTATTCTCTTTATTTACCTCAACCTTAATCATATAATATCACACTAATCTTAACTGTACATAATATTATTTAAGTTTTTCCCTTAACTTAGTAATATTTTTATTGTTTTTCTAATTTCTTTATGATTTCTGGATTTTCTAATGTACTTATATCACCAACATTACTACCACTTTCTATTGATTTCAAAACTCTCCTCATTATTTTACCACTTAATGTATGTGGTAATTCTTTTACGAACTCTATTTCTCTGGGAACCATGTGTGAAGCTAATTTCTCTTTAACATAATTTTGGATTTGTTGTTTAAGTTCATCTGTAGGTTCATATTCCTTTTTAAGTACTACATACGCCTTTATCTTATGCCCTCTAACAGGGTCTTCTATGCCTATAACACCAACTTCAGCTACTGCTGGATGGGTTGATATTACACTCTCTATTTCTATTGGACTAACTCTGTAGCCAGAAACTTTAATTACATCATCTGCCCTACCCAAGTACCAGAAATATCCATCTTCATCCATATAAGCTAAATCACCAGTTAAATAATAACCGTTCTTAAAGTTACCCTTCCATCTCTCCTCATCTCCCCATATTCCTCTAGCCATAGCTGGAAAATCAGGTTTGAAAGCTAATATACCTCTGGTGTTAGGTGGAAGAGGATTTCCGTTTTCATCAACTATCAGAGCCTCGACTCCCGGTAATGGTTTACCCATGGATCCAACTTTTATGGGCATTGAAATGAAGTTAGCTATGACATATGTCGCAGTCTCAGTCTGACCATATCCATCATGAACCGGAACTCCAAATATTTGGAGACCTATTTTAACAGTATCTGGATCTACATATTCTCCGCCTGCATGTATGAATCTAACTGATGAAAGATCATATTTCTTACTAAGCTCCAGACCTTCTTTCTTTAACAATCTTAAGGCTGTTGGTGCAGTAGAAATTACAGAAACTTTAAATTCTTGGATAATAGAATACCAAGTTTCAGCCTTAAATCTTCCCTCATATGAAACAAGAGGAATACTATTAACCCATGATGTCCATACACCCGCAAATCCTGCTACCCACGCTGGATCTCCGGTATGCCAAAATATATCTTGTGGATGCATATCAAAATGATATTTTCCAGAAATGTAATAGAACGTTAAAATATCCTGGGCATGCCAAATTCCTTTAGGTTTTCCAGTGGTTCCAGAAGTATAAAGTATTAAGAAAGGATCGTTAATTGATCTCTTTTCATAGGAAATATTACCTATCCTATGACTTTCTCCTTCTATTCCATCATCAGTAGTTCTTAAAACCTTAATCCCACTTATATTCTTAAATTTATCTGCCAGCTCTTCATGCACAATAGCTACTTTAGCCCCACTGTTTTCCACTCTATACCTTATTGCCTCTTCACCAAATGTTGAAAAGATAGGAACTATGATACCACCTATCATAGCTATTGCAATAAATGAGAAGTATAATGATGGTGTCCTTTTAGACATTATAACTACTCTATCCCCTCTTTTTACTCCATTATTTTCTAATACATCTCTAAATGTAGCACCTTTCTTCTCTAAATCATTAAATGTTAACTTTCTTATACTGCCTTCTTCACTCACCCATAATAAGGCAAGTTTATCATTTTTATTATGTATTGCTAATTCTCCTGCATTTACTTCACCATAATAATTGAGCTCCTTGCGTACTCTGTCCCAATTAAAATTTCTTCTTACTTCATCGTAGTCAGTTAAATTTGGCTTTACTACTATTTTCTTGTCCTTTATTATTTCTACCATAATTATATCATCTATGTTTTATTACGCTTATTTATAAGCTTTACGTGTTATTTCAGTTTTCACTATAGTTCGTGTAATATTCGAAAGATTAATGGAAAAGTGAATTCAATATTCTTAAAGTTTTAGATAAAAAATCATATCTAGTGAGAGTTAATGTTTTTGGTGATCTAGGCGGATTGTATTAGAAAATCTCAATTTTTAGATAATGAAAAGTATTTTACTCCTTAAAATGACAAAAGATGAAATCTATTATATAATAAAAATTATCCATTACTACGTGATAAATATTATGATTGTTTAAACAATCATATTTTTGAGACTTTAATGGATAAAGCGTTTCTTTTTTTCCTATGGTTTTAAAGTATCGTTGCCTTTAAATTACTGAATAGGAATCTTCTTTGCTTTCCTTATCGGACGTTCTAATACTAAATTGCCAGGATATTTCTCATATCTTAACAATTCCTAAATAATTTATAAATGGTGAAGTTGCTATATAAATTAATGAGAAACTTTAACAATTACCCCATAAAGCTCGTAACTCTTCATATAATACATGAGAATTGCTGGAGTAGATATTATTTAAACGATGATTTAGTGAAGATATTGGATTTGATACCTTATATGGAGAAGAACCTTTTAAGAGTATTTGCAATAACTTCCGAAAAGGGGTATAAAACCATAGAAAAATTAAAGTTTGATGGTAAAATAAAAGAAATATTTAATGTGTATAGAGATGGTAATGGTATATTCATAGATTTAGCTAGGGATTTTGATAGTTCTGTTCTGTCTATT
It encodes the following:
- a CDS encoding xanthine dehydrogenase family protein molybdopterin-binding subunit, with amino-acid sequence MFKEGFRFVKGEGSYIDDVLTKEIKGYFSVSIVRSPYAHAKIIRINKEEAEKLDGVIKVITYNDLKNLLDPFPLSLDINLEYYPIARDKTVYYGEPVAVIVAKDDYIAEDAKELLQVDYEPLDAIISISDAISKPPIHPNLKSNIVLDKTFIYGKYMDEIKKANVVIEEKIKFPRYTSSPLETYEVYAKYNGEEYEIFSNFQGPFTIHYLLSKALKSKVVIRGPRDIGGSFGIKSAIYPYMALVAASSRLVNRPLKWIETRNEHLTSSSVGAERESIIRIYGDKEGKIHAIDMELTDNLGAYPRPPEPGNLLRNHGNLTGPYDIQALKLTYRAVLTNTVPTGLNRGYGGPHLYLALESAIDEFAREIGMDPIEVRMRNVIKTIQYETVTGGRYYGFSCYNVLKRMKELYDKLKVEVNEERKRGKRVAIGTSLVVEPSGTNIGYLDLARESKDYLPKSSAQDMVIVQIDPYSKVKVTVNGTNEGQGHETVISEIVSKRLGVSPEDIEVIYNVDTTRPWVISSGSYSSRFTPIVLPALNNALDQLENKLKDMASEILGVQKSELKIQNGRISTVSGDKSISLRHLVGTFYWDPVKLKGIEGSLTAVGYFQSPYADNIKEGKINSSISYGCMGHIVEIEIDETNIPKILKYYVIHDAGKIINENFAKGQIIGSTFHGIEVALYASIEYNDEGIPLTQTFSDYGVMTAIESPNIEVEHIESNSDYFSGLGEGGTMAAPPAILNAVKSIINVKEIPIFTVLTNKCSKT
- a CDS encoding enoyl-CoA hydratase/isomerase family protein produces the protein MIKVEVNKENKIGKILIDRQEKMNAITVEMRKEIGEKIIELDKDPSVRVIIIEGVGGKAFSSGGDISEFLSLNPETLLDWGEDLSTSERITKPVIAAINGYTFGAGLELALSCDIRIATPKSEFSFPEIRLGMVPASGGVTRIVKMLGVSRATYMLMLGKRIDAQTALQWGIIHEIVDEDKLEGRALEIAKDLASLSPLALKALKKIIREVADSPFYAGFDIERKTFGLLRYSEDFREGVESFLNKRKPNFNGR
- a CDS encoding AMP-binding protein, which produces MVEIIKDKKIVVKPNLTDYDEVRRNFNWDRVRKELNYYGEVNAGELAIHNKNDKLALLWVSEEGSIRKLTFNDLEKKGATFRDVLENNGVKRGDRVVIMSKRTPSLYFSFIAIAMIGGIIVPIFSTFGEEAIRYRVENSGAKVAIVHEELADKFKNISGIKVLRTTDDGIEGESHRIGNISYEKRSINDPFLILYTSGTTGKPKGIWHAQDILTFYYISGKYHFDMHPQDIFWHTGDPAWVAGFAGVWTSWVNSIPLVSYEGRFKAETWYSIIQEFKVSVISTAPTALRLLKKEGLELSKKYDLSSVRFIHAGGEYVDPDTVKIGLQIFGVPVHDGYGQTETATYVIANFISMPIKVGSMGKPLPGVEALIVDENGNPLPPNTRGILAFKPDFPAMARGIWGDEERWKGNFKNGYYLTGDLAYMDEDGYFWYLGRADDVIKVSGYRVSPIEIESVISTHPAVAEVGVIGIEDPVRGHKIKAYVVLKKEYEPTDELKQQIQNYVKEKLASHMVPREIEFVKELPHTLSGKIMRRVLKSIESGSNVGDISTLENPEIIKKLEKQ